A window of Blautia argi genomic DNA:
TGTTTTGTGTGTAGGGCAGTTGCAGAAAAGAAAAGGCGTGTTTGAATTTGTGGAAACCGCCAGACGCATGCCGGACTGTCAGTTTGTCTGGGCGGGAGGCTTCTCTTTTGGAAAGATATCAGAAGGCTATGAAGAAATTCGGGCATTGATGAAGCATTTGCCGCCAAACGTAAAATTTTTAGGATTGGTAGACCGGGAAAAAATGAATGATGTCTATAACATGGCGGACGTAATGTTTCTGCCTTCTTATGAAGAGCTGTTTCCCATGACCATTCTGGAATCCATGAACTGTGCGCTTCCGGTGCTGGTAAGGGATTTGCCGGAATACAGACCCATTCTTTTTGACCATGTATTAAAGGGAAGAAGCACAGAGGAATTTGTGCAACTTTTGCGTCAGTTAAAAGAAGAACCTGATTTTTATCAGCGAAGCGCACATGCCGCATATGAAGGACATGAGCGATACAGCAGAGAAGCTGTGGGAGAAAAATGGAAGGCTTTTTATGAAAAGGTTTTTGCTGCAGAAGAAGAAAAAAGGCTGTGGAACAGAAAAAAGCTTTCCCAGAGAAAGGAAAGCGGGGAGAGATTATGGAAAGACAGAAAACAACAGTATATTTGAATCTCTGTACTCTTTTAGGGCTGGCAGGTATGGCATGTTTTATCTGGTATGGGGTACAAAATCAGATTTTTGTATCTGCAGAATCTTTAAAACACTTTCTAAATCAATTCGGGTTGTTTGCCCCGGCGCTGTTTCTTGTTATTCAAATGATTCAGGTGGTACTTCCCATTTTGCCAGGGGCTGTAGGCTGTCTGGGAGGCGTGCTGATTTTCGGACCGGTCTGGGGATTTGTCTATAATTATATCGGAATTTCCCTTGGTTCCATACTGGCATTTTTGCTCTCGAAAAGATATGGAAGACCCTTTGTACGCGGGATTATAGGAGAGAAAAATTATGAAAAATATATTGGGTGGCTGGAAAAGGGAAAAGCTTTTGATAAGGCGTTTGCAGTTGCCATTTTTCTTCCCGTTGCGCCGGACGATTTGCTCTGCTACATGGCCGGTCTTACCCCCATGTCCCTGAAAAAATTTGCGACAATTATTTTTCTGGGAAAGCCGGGTTCGATTTTTCTTTACAGTTTGGGTCTTACGGGAATTATGGAAGTGCTGAAGCAGATTTTTTAAGAAAAGAGAGCCGATGCTTTAAAGGAAAGCACCTGTAAAGCGCCGGCTCTTTCAGACTTTCTTATTTCCTTTTTCAGGAAACGTTTTCAGATGACTTTTCAGATTTCAGAAAAGGTATATTTTTCTTTTAAGCCGTTTGTCATAACATCATAGGTAACAGAACCATTTTCGAGGACTGTTTTTTCACAGGTAGCTGCCCGGCTGACATGCTCTTTCATAAAAGTGTCTAAGTCTTCACATTCGATTTCGGAAATCTGGGAATCCATTTTTCCTCTGCACATATCATTGATTTCACGGATTAATTCATATTTTTTCATAACGCATACCTCCCTGTATTCGGATTTGAATTTTGAGTTTTGAAATTTTTTTATAAGTTACTTTTATTTTAACACTGCCTTTGGGGAATTTCCAGAAAAATATTCCGATACATTCTTATTTTTGCAATAATAAAAAGGAGATTTTAAAAATACTCCATTTGTCATGGGGAATTTTGGCGGTATTTTGCAGAAAAGAGAAAATAAGTCTGGATTTTTTATAGGTTTTATGAGAAAATAGGTTTGAATAAGACGTTAAATGATTAACGCACTTGTAAGTATACATACTTGAAAGGAGTATTAAAATGATTTATTCACATGAAGTAGAAACAATGTGCCCAGTAGCACAGGGCGTAAATCACGGTGCAGCTCCAATTCCGGAAGAAGCAAAGTGGGTAAAGGCAAAAGAAATCAAAGATATCTCTGGTCTGACACATGGTGTAGGCTGGTGTGCACCTCAGCAGGGTACCTGTAAATTAACTTTAAACGTAAAAGACGGTATCATTCAGGAAGCACTGGTAGAAACAATCGGCTGTTCAGGTATGACTCATTCTGCAGCTATGGCATCTGAAATCTTACCGGGAAGAACTCTCCTGGAAGCATTAAATACAGACCTTGTCTGTGATGCAATCAACACAGCTATGAGAGAATTATTCTTACAGATCGTGTATGGACGTACTCAGAGTGCATTCTCTGAAGACGGACTTCCAATCGGCGCAGGTCTTGAAGACCTTGGAAAAGGACTTCGTTCCCAGGTTGGTACTATGTACGGAACATTAAAGAAAGGTCCTCGTTATCTGGAAATGACAGACGGCTATGTGACAGGTATTGCATTAAACGAAGATGATGAAATCATCGGATACAAATTCGTAAGCTTTGGTAAGATGATGGACTTCATCAAAGCCGGAGATGATGCAAACACA
This region includes:
- a CDS encoding glycosyltransferase family 4 protein, which gives rise to MKKINMLSKTDMVKGQGVLSAHDEQVALVRQVMQNRALILENAKTASEITHYHSINPEYYLSVGKRKKQGATVGYVHFLPETVENSISLPRTVKQLFYKYMISFYKRMDYLVTVNPLFIDKLVQYGVPREKITYIPNVVSEETFYPASGERREKIRKKCHIAPETFTVLCVGQLQKRKGVFEFVETARRMPDCQFVWAGGFSFGKISEGYEEIRALMKHLPPNVKFLGLVDREKMNDVYNMADVMFLPSYEELFPMTILESMNCALPVLVRDLPEYRPILFDHVLKGRSTEEFVQLLRQLKEEPDFYQRSAHAAYEGHERYSREAVGEKWKAFYEKVFAAEEEKRLWNRKKLSQRKESGERLWKDRKQQYI
- a CDS encoding TVP38/TMEM64 family protein gives rise to the protein MERQKTTVYLNLCTLLGLAGMACFIWYGVQNQIFVSAESLKHFLNQFGLFAPALFLVIQMIQVVLPILPGAVGCLGGVLIFGPVWGFVYNYIGISLGSILAFLLSKRYGRPFVRGIIGEKNYEKYIGWLEKGKAFDKAFAVAIFLPVAPDDLLCYMAGLTPMSLKKFATIIFLGKPGSIFLYSLGLTGIMEVLKQIF
- a CDS encoding acyl-ACP--UDP-N- acetylglucosamine O-acyltransferase — protein: MKKYELIREINDMCRGKMDSQISEIECEDLDTFMKEHVSRAATCEKTVLENGSVTYDVMTNGLKEKYTFSEI
- a CDS encoding iron-sulfur cluster assembly scaffold protein, translating into MIYSHEVETMCPVAQGVNHGAAPIPEEAKWVKAKEIKDISGLTHGVGWCAPQQGTCKLTLNVKDGIIQEALVETIGCSGMTHSAAMASEILPGRTLLEALNTDLVCDAINTAMRELFLQIVYGRTQSAFSEDGLPIGAGLEDLGKGLRSQVGTMYGTLKKGPRYLEMTDGYVTGIALNEDDEIIGYKFVSFGKMMDFIKAGDDANTAFEKAQGQYGRVNDAVKIIDPRKE